The following are encoded together in the Daucus carota subsp. sativus chromosome 5, DH1 v3.0, whole genome shotgun sequence genome:
- the LOC108222989 gene encoding magnesium transporter MRS2-I-like: MSKRQEGFIVEVDTQESLKKKTTISRSWILIDTNGESKILEMDKYDIMQRVPIYARDLRILEPLLSYPSAILGRDKAIVLNLEHIKAIITTEEVMLQDPLDDNVVPIVEEFQRRLPSVNLNSQTQGEDEENLGPQNDLETSEDNEFPFEFRALEVALEAICSFLDARTRELEVTAYPALDELTAKINSRNLDRVRKLKSAMTRLTSRVQKVRDELEQLLDDDDDMSELYLTRKLDGLSSPSSDNGVHTWLSASPTLGSKRSRASATTHGGSDVEELEMLLEAYFTQVEGTLNKLTTLREYIDDTEDYINIQLDHHRNQLIQLELFLSSGTVCLSIYSLVAAMFGMNIPYPWNEGHGYIFKWVVILTGMVSASVFTSIMIYARHKGLIGS, encoded by the exons ATGAGCAAAAGACAGGAGGGGTTTATTGTGGAAGTGGATACTCAAGAATCtctgaaaaagaaaacaacaatTTCAAGAAGCTGGATTTTGATAGATACTAATGGAGAAAGCAAGATTTTGGAGATGGATAAGTATGATATCATGCAAAGAGTCCCCATTTATGCTAGAGATCTTCGAATCCTCGAACCTTTGTTGTCTTATCCTTCTGCCATCTTAGGCAGAGATAAAGCTATTGTTCTCAATTTGGAG CATATTAAAGCAATCATCACAACTGAAGAG GTAATGCTTCAAGATCCACTTGATGATAATGTTGTTCCCATTGTAGAAGAATTTCAAAGAAGATTGCCTTCAGTAAATCTCAATTCTCAAACCCAAGGAGAAGATGAAGAGAATTTGGGGCCTCAAAATGATTTAGAAACTAGTGAAGATAATG AATTTCCATTTGAGTTCCGAGCTCTAGAAGTCGCCCTTGAAGCTATCTGCAGTTTTCTTGATGCAAGAACAAGAGAATTGGAAGTTACTGCTTATCCGGCATTAGATGAACTGACGGCAAAG ATTAACAGCCGTAATCTGGATCGAGTACGTAAACTGAAAAGTGCAATGACACGGCTGACCAGCAGGGTTCAGAAG GTAAGGGATGAACTTGAACAACttttggatgatgatgatgacatgtcCGAACTTTACTTAACAAGGAAACTAGACGGTCTTTCTTCCCCGAGTAGTGACAATGGCGTCCATACTTGGTTGTCTGCCTCTCCAACTTTAGGCTCGAAGAGAAGCAGGGCAAGTGCAACAACACATGGAGGAAGTGACGTTGAAGAACTCGAAATGTTGCTTGAG GCTTACTTCACACAAGTGGAAGGCACATTAAACAAACTGACTACG CTGCGAGAATACATCGATGACACAGAAGATTACATTAACATTCAG CTGGACCATCATCGTAACCAACTGATTCAG TTGGAGCTGTTCCTGAGTTCGGGGACTGTTTGTTTATCTATATACTCACTGGTGGCTGCGATGTTTGGCATGAACATTCCGTATCCTTGGAATGAAGGCCACGGATACATATTTAAATGG GTGGTTATATTAACGGGCATGGTGTCAGCCTCCGTGTTCACGTCAATAATGATCTATGCTCGGCACAAAGGTCTCATTGGATCTTGA
- the LOC108222990 gene encoding pentatricopeptide repeat-containing protein At2g27800, mitochondrial, which yields MILNRRYLLQQLKKISPFQLHCLVPVLDYSTSTCYLDFVCNPMSCTHNFTLTQMARNAKKPVSVCGYSFYSSYSRPPTRALRKRISKRNRAASKPVLDESRFQNAVSQLLPRFSPEELCNVITMQDDPLVCLELFNYAAQQPRFRHNVSSFHITIKKLGAARMYEEMDVIVNQVLAIRSIGSEALYNTMIYYFTEARKLNRAVNIFMHMRSNMKLSCRPSIRTYNLLFAALVGREGNSYVNHLYMQSIRGLFKLMVNDGVEPDIFSLNTMIKGYALSLHLNEALRIFHQMEVVYNCPPNSFSYDYLIHGLCAQGRTNNARELCDQMKEKGFVPSNKSYNSLVNALALGGEIDEAVKYLWEMIAERRLADFITYRTLLGEIRRHQRSEDGMNLLKDLQAKGIVDGHTYIKLQNELKDNFRRL from the coding sequence ATGATATTAAATCGTAGATATCTACTGCAACAACTAAAAAAAATCTCACCTTTTCAACTCCATTGTTTAGTACCAGTTCTTGATTACTCTACTAGTACTTGTTATCTTGATTTTGTATGCAATCCAATGAGTTGTACACACAATTTTACTCTGACCCAGATGGCTAGAAATGCTAAAAAACCTGTTAGTGTTTGTGGGTACTCGTTTTATTCATCATACAGTAGACCCCCTACGAGGGCCTTAAGGAAAAGAATCAGTAAGAGGAACAGAGCTGCTTCGAAACCGGTTCTTGATGAATCCCGGTTTCAGAATGCGGTTTCACAGCTGCTACCAAGATTTAGCCCTGAAGAACTTTGCAATGTCATTACTATGCAGGATGATCCTTTAGTGTGCttagagctttttaattatgcGGCGCAGCAGCCTAGGTTTAGGCATAATGTGTCGTCGTTTCATATTACGATAAAGAAACTTGGTGCTGCGAGAATGTATGAAGAAATGGATGTTATTGTTAATCAAGTGCTTGCTATTCGGTCAATTGGTTCAGAGGCGCTTTATAATAcaatgatatattattttacggAAGCGAGGAAGTTGAATAGAGCtgttaatatatttatgcatATGAGAAGTAATATGAAGTTGAGCTGTAGGCCATCGATAAGAACTTACAATCTTCTCTTTGCGGCACTTGTTGGTAGGGAAGGGAATTCTTATGTGAACCATTTGTATATGCAGTCTATTAGAGGTCTTTTTAAGCTCATGGTAAATGACGGGGTTGAACCAGATATTTTCTCATTAAACACTATGATAAAGGGGTACGCGCTGTCGCTTCACCTTAACGAAGCCCTGAGGATATTTCATCAGATGGAAGTGGTTTATAACTGTCCACCTAATTCGTTTTCCTATGATTATTTAATTCATGGATTGTGTGCTCAAGGCCGGACAAACAATGCTAGGGAGCTGTGTGACCAAATGAAAGAGAAAGGCTTTGTGCCTAGTAATAAATCATACAACTCTCTTGTAAATGCCCTGGCCCTTGGTGGAGAAATTGATGAAGCTGTAAAATATCTGTGGGAGATGATTGCAGAAAGAAGGTTGGCTGATTTTATAACCTATAGGACACTCCTTGGTGAGATCCGCAGGCACCAAAGATCAGAAGACGGTATGAATTTGCTTAAAGATTTGCAAGCGAAGGGCATAGTGGATGGGCACACTTACATAAAGCTTCAGAATGAACTGAAAGACAACTTTAGGAGATTATAG
- the LOC108222987 gene encoding LOW QUALITY PROTEIN: vicilin-like seed storage protein At2g28490 (The sequence of the model RefSeq protein was modified relative to this genomic sequence to represent the inferred CDS: inserted 1 base in 1 codon; deleted 1 base in 1 codon), with protein MGKGLTFLLVLVLVISVKGYEEEEESGSEGSGRKLFILHDSVEVVKSEAGGMKVVKGITGKFVDKPMHIGFIYMEPKSLFIPQYLDSNLILFIRRGEAKVGSIRNDKLVEQDLKTGDIYTIDAGSVFYIENTGEGQRLQIICSIDTSESLTWHAFQSFFIGGGRNPSSILAGFDKETLSTAFNVSVSELEEFLSPEPSGAIVYISPESKSPNLWTHFINLEHHQKKAHLKKFVLFEGDVDVTESKEERPSWSLGKLVKSLFINENKENKDKVRDSGDDVYNLYDRNPDFQNSYGWSLAVDDSQYKPLNHSGIGVYLVNLTAGSMMAPHINPTASEYGIVLRGSGSIQIVFPNGTLAMNTKVNEGDVFWIPRYFHSVKFHQEQAPWXFFGFTTSSQRNHPQFLVGRGSLFQTMFGRELVVSFGSTEKKFEKFIYAQNESTILSTASVAPPDDVNRVILKKGKREKMIPKLAKKLSNDMMMGFE; from the exons ATGGGGAAGGGTTTAACTTTTTTGTTGGTTCTGGTACTTGTGATTTCAGTTAAAGGgtatgaagaagaagaagaaagtggAAGTGAGGGGAGTGGGAGAAAACTGTTTATATTGCATGATTCAGTGGAGGTGGTGAAATCAGAAGCAGGAGGAATGAAAGTAGTCAAGGGCATCACAGGGAAGTTTGTGGACAAGCCCATGCATATTGGCTTTATTTACATGGAGCCCAAGAGTCTTTTCATCCCTCAGTATCTTGATTCCAACTTGATCCTCTTCATCCGTAGAG GGGAAGCAAAGGTCGGATCGATTCGCAATGATAAGCTTGTGGAGCAGGACTTGAAGACCGGAGATATATACACGATTGATGCTGGCTCCGTATTTTACATTGAGAATACAGGGGAAGGACAGAGACTTCAAATCATCTGCAGCATTGACACATCTGAGAGCCTCACCTGGCATGCCTTCCAG TCTTTCTTTATTGGAGGAGGAAGGAATCCATCTTCCATACTAGCTGGATTTGATAAGGAGACACTGTCAACTGCATTTAAT GTATCAGTGTCAGAGTTGGAGGAGTTTCTGAGCCCAGAACCTTCGGGCGCAATTGTATACATATCACCAGAGTCAAAATCTCCTAATTTGTGGACACATTTCATCAATCTAGAACATCATCAGAAGAAAGCACACCTCAAGAAATTTGTGCTATTTGAGGGAGACGTTGACGTAACAGAGAGTAAAGAAGAAAGACCAAGTTGGTCACTTGGAAAGCTCGTCAAATCCTTGTTTATAAATGAAAACAAGGAAAACAAAGACAAGGTAAGGGATTCAGGAGATGATGTTTACAATCTTTACGACAGAAATCCAGACTTCCAGAACAGTTATGGATGGAGCTTGGCTGTTGATGACAGCCAGTATAAGCCTCTTAATCACTCTGGCATTGGTGTCTATCTAGTCAATCTCACCGCG GGATCAATGATGGCGCCACATATAAATCCAACAGCGTCAGAGTACGGCATTGTGTTGAGAGGAAGCGGCTCTATCCAGATTGTATTTCCAAATGGTACTTTAGCTATGAATACCAAAGTGAATGAAGGAGATGTGTTCTGGATACCGAGGTACTTC CATTCTGTCAAATTTCATCAAGAACAGGCCCCTT AGTTTTTCGGGTTTACGACATCATCCCAGAGGAACCATCCCCAGTTCCTAGTGGGACGAGGCTCCCTGTTTCAGACCATGTTTGGACGTGAACTGGTAGTTTCTTTTGGCTCGACTGAAAAGAAGTTTGAAAAGTTCATCTATGCACAGAATGAATCCACAATCCTGTCCACGGCATCTGTGGCACCGCCTGATGATGTAAACAGAGTGATTCTGAAGAAAGGAAAAAGAGAAAAGATGATACCAAAGTTAGCCAAGAAGTTGAGTAATGATATGATGATGGGTTTTGAGTAG
- the LOC108222986 gene encoding putative pentatricopeptide repeat-containing protein At1g77010, mitochondrial yields the protein MNLDIHHCARLLQNIKTINAGRQLHLLFLKRGVIPSALTIVNRIVQMYVKFSNLNDAHKLFDEMPHRNCFTWNTMIEGYLKTCNKDASLSLFHSIPDKNEFSWNLVITGLIKLGEVEIGRRLFDEMPDKNGVVLNSVIHGYVRGGRPEEAVRVFRDVELCGDDSFVLATVIGACTDLLALEWGKQIHARIIVNDVEFDSVLGSALINMYGKCGDIDEASHVLSKMSDVDDFSVSALISGYANCGRMNDARRIFCSRSDNDCVILWNSMIAGYVNNNEVLEALDFYGKMRELRIKEDFSTFASLLSACGSLGNLGYSKQVHGHAHKFGVVNDLLVATGLVDMYAKCRCPNDACKLYSELEIYDTVLLNSMITIYFSCGRLEDARQVFDNMPCKSLISWNSMLVGLSQNGCAIEALNLFCKMNEMNLKIDKYSLASVISACASISSLELGEQIFAKATIIGLESDQIVSTTLVDFYCKCGFVQTGRNVFDQIIKYDEASWNSMLMGYATNGYGFEALALFTEMRCGAFVPTEITFTAVLSACDHCGLVEDGRKWFYAMKHDYGIEPGIEHFSCMVDLFSRAGCLGEAMRLIEQMPFKCDESMWASVLRGCVAHGDKTLGKNIVKRLTKLDPENSGAYVQLSGIFAISGEWERSEQVRKLMNDMKIRKNAGCSWMDG from the coding sequence ATGAACCTTGATATACACCACTGCGCACGTTTACTACaaaacatcaaaacaatcaatGCAGGCAGGCAGCTCCACCTTCTTTTTCTCAAACGCGGTGTCATTCCCTCTGCTCTCACTATAGTCAACCGCATTGTGCAAATGTATGTGAAATTTAGCAACTTAAACGATGCACACAaactgtttgatgaaatgccccACAGAAATTGCTTCACTTGGAATACTATGATTGAAGGGTATCTGAAAACATGCAACAAGGATGCATCTTTGAGCTTGTTTCATTCAATTCCGGACAAGAATGAGTTTTCTTGGAATCTTGTTATTACTGGTTTGATCAAGTTGGGTGAAGTGGAAATTGGGAGAAgattgtttgatgaaatgcctgATAAGAATGGGGTTGTTTTGAATTCAGTGATACATGGGTATGTTCGGGGTGGGCGTCCAGAAGAAGCTGTTAGAGTTTTTAGGGATGTTGAATTGTGTGGCGATGATTCGTTTGTTTTGGCTACGGTTATTGGTGCTTGTACTGATTTGTTAGCTCTGGAGTGGGGAAAGCAAATTCATGCGCGTATAATTGTTAATGATGTGGAGTTTGATTCTGTGCTTGGAAGTGCGCTTATAAATATGTATGGGAAATGTGGTGATATTGATGAGGCAAGCCATGTTTTGAGTAAAATGAGTGATGTAGATGACTTTTCTGTGTCAGCATTAATCTCGGGATATGCAAATTGTGGTAGAATGAATGATGCAAGAAGGATTTTTTGCAGTAGAAGTGATAATGATTGTGTGATCTTATGGAATTCTATGATTGCGGGATATGTTAATAACAATGAAGTCTTGGAAGCATTAGACTTTTATGGTAAGATGAGAGAATTAAGAATCAAGGAAGACTTCTCTACTTTTGCTAGTTTATTGAGTGCCTGTGGATCTTTGGGTAATCTAGGGTATAGTAAACAAGTGCATGGTCATGCTCATAAATTTGGAGTTGTCAATGACCTTTTAGTTGCAACTGGACTTGTCGACATGTATGCTAAGTGTAGATGCCCTAATGATGCTTGTAAACTATATAGTGAGTTGGAGATATATGACACTGTTTTGTTAAATTCTAtgataacaatatattttagttGTGGTAGGCTTGAGGATGCAAGACAAGTCTTTGACAATATGCCATGTAAAAGTCTAATTTCGTGGAATTCGATGCTAGTGGGATTGAGTCAAAATGGGTGTGCAATAGAAGCATTGAATCTCTTCTGCAAGATGAATGAAATGAACTTGAAAATAGATAAGTATAGCCTTGCCAGTGTGATCAGTGCTTGTGCCAGCATTTCGTCACTTGAGCTTGGTGAGCAGATTTTTGCAAAAGCTACTATCATTGGACTGGAATCTGATCAGATCGTATCTACTACACTTGTTGACTTCTATTGCAAGTGTGGATTTGTTCAAACTGGTAGGAATGTATTTgaccaaataattaaatatgatgaAGCTTCATGGAATTCTATGTTAATGGGATATGCAACTAATGGCTATGGGTTTGAGGCATTGGCTTTATTTACCGAGATGAGATGTGGTGCTTTTGTTCCCACAGAGATTACATTCACTGCAGTATTATCTGCCTGCGATCATTGTGGACTGGTTGAAGATGGACGGAAATGGTTTTATGCAATGAAACATGATTATGGTATCGAGCCAGGGATTGAGCATTTCTCCTGCATGGTAGATCTCTTTTCGAGGGCAGGTTGCCTTGGGGAAGCTATGAGACTTATTGAGCAAATGCCATTTAAATGCGATGAAAGTATGTGGGCATCAGTTTTGAGAGGGTGTGTTGCTCATGGAGATAAAACTCTTGGGAAGAACATAGTGAAGCGACTTACAAAACTTGATCCTGAAAACTCAGGGGCATATGTGCAACTATCTGGTATATTTGCCATTTCTGGGGAATGGGAGCGTTCAGAACAGGTTAGAAAATTGATGAATGATATGAAAATAAGAAAGAACGCTGGGTGTAGTTGGATGGATGGTTAA